The genomic interval TTAATCATTATCGCTTCCACACCTGCTGCCCGCCAGAAGCAGGATTTATAGCCGCGGATTTGCTCGGTATTTATTTCGAGCCTGAGCTGCCGTATTGGGGCGCATTTCAAGATCCAGCGGATGAAGACTATGATGAGGCGAGATCGGACTACTTGCGGGAGGAAGGATTTCGCATATTAAAGGCTTATGGCAATCACCCATCATTTGCTTTGTTTACGCTAGGCAACGAATTGCATGGCAGTCGCAACGCCATGTCGAGCTTGTTGAAGGAATATCGGGAACAAGATAGCAGGCGCTTATACGCTGAAGGGGCGAATAACTATTTCTGGTCGCCGGCTTTCTCGGAAGACTCTGATTTCTGGGTTACCATGCGAACAGGGCATGGCGAATCGATGGTTCGAGCTTCGTTCTCCCATGCGGACTTGCCCCTTGGGCATGTGCAGGATAGCTATCCTTCAACCTTAACGGACTATCGTGATAATCTTCCGGACATTCAAGTGCCTACGATAAGCCATGAAATTGGCCAATATCAATCCTTCCCAAACTTTGGCGAAATAGAGAAATACACAGGCGTCCTGAAAGCACGGAACTTAGAAGTGTTTCGCGAGAGGCTTCAGGCTGCGGGAATGCTCGATCAAGCCGATCATTTCTTCCGGGCATCCGGACAGCTCGCGGTTATATGCTACCGCGAAGAGATTGAAGCCGCTTTGCGCACTCCGGGCTTCGGCGGGTTTCAACTGCTAGATCTGCAGGACTTTCCGGGCCAAGGAACGGCATTGGTTGGCGTATTGGACGCGTTTATGGAATCCAAAGGCTTTATAGAACCGGAGAAGTGGCGCGAGTTTTGCTCGGAAATCGTTCTGCTGGCAAGGATTCCGAGGTTTACGTATACCCAGGAGGAGACGTTTGTCGCCGAGCTGGAAATCGCAAATTACGGGTCTGACTCGCTTGAAGCTATGCAGTTGGAGTGGTCGCTAAAGCAAGGAGACCGACTAATTGAGTCTGGAGCGATGGCGGCAAAGAATATTCAACAAGGGGCTTTGGAAAATGTGGGTACGCTGCAGATCGACCTGTCCGCAGCAGAGGCTCCCGCCAAGCTGGAGCTTACTCTGAAATGGAAGGGCAGCGACGTTATAAATCATTATCCGATCTGGGTATATCCGTCGGCGCAGGCAGAAGCCAAGCCGCAACAAGCTGAATTTCACTTGCGTAGAGAATTCAATCAAGAGGTAAGCGACATTCTCGAAGAAGGCGGACGTGTTTTGCTCATTCCCCATCAAGAGCAGCTATCCTCCCATATCGGCGGAGCGTTTGCTTCGGACTTTTGGTGTTATCCTATGTTTAGATCCATCTGTGAGGGAAAAAACGCGGCTCCAGCACCGGGAACGCTCGGAATCTTATGTGATGAGAAGCATCCCATGTTCGAGGCCTTTCCAACCGAGTTTCATAGCAACTGGCAGTGGTGGCCGATCCTGACCCACTCTCATTCGCTTATACTGGATAAGTGGCCGGAAGCGTTCCGTCCCCTAGTGCAGGTCATTGACAACTTTGAGCGCAATCATAAGCTTGGCTTGATCGTTGAAGCTAAGGTTGGCAATGGAAGCTTGCTCATATGCGCAAGCGACCTTATTGGTCACCAAGATAAGCCGGAGGTACGCCAGCTTTTTCATAGCCTGCTGCAATATGCGGCATCTGCGGAGTTCAACCCATCATTAGAACTCAGCTATGACCAGATTCGCAGCGTGCTGGATCCGAACGTGGAAAGCGATCGCGAGACGCATCGCGGTCAAGCGGTTATTAATCCTTCCTATCCGAATAATATAAGTTGAACTAAAGACACTTCTACATTCTGATGCAAAGACGATCGATAATACGCATGGGATTCTTTCATAATATTAATCATAACTGTCCCTACATTCTTCCGTATCTCAGCGGTTATGTGCTAAAACAAACTATTGATGTTGATGACATCTGCTCTGAGCCACTTCTTTAACCCTTCAACCAGGTTACTCTGTGGGCTGTACGCATCCCGGAGCTGGCCTGACCGTGTTAATCTTCAGATGGAGAAATTTCCGGAGAAGGCATGCCAGAGGTACTGGTTTGCGTGAACGATTCGCACACTCAATTCGCATTCTTAGCGTTAGAGAAACGGGGGTTTCCTATCCCCCAAAGCTGCGCGATAAAAGGTTTTGACAATACGTTCGACAATCTTCCTCTTCTGGTTAACGTGAACGTTAATAAAGAGCTTCTTGGCAAGCGGGCCGTAGACCAATTGCTTTGGAGAATGGCTAATTCGGTTCGGATTTTGAGAAATAGCTTATCAACGGTGATATCATTATGAGAGAGCAATTCTCCTAAGCTAAAAACGATTAAGTAATGAAAGACAGACACTCATTGTATTTATACAATGGGTGTTTACTATTAGTGTGGATCGAACTGCAGAGGATAGCTTTCCACTCTTGGCAGCAATGATTTACATAGGGTTGTGTCCACAACCTCAAAAAATTCGATAATACGGGTGAGGACTTAGAGGATTTGATTTCAATCGGCACCATAGCCCTGATCAAAGCTACGGTAAGTCTATTGACTTGGAATTTAGAAACAGTAAGTTTTAAAGGAGAAGTGTTTGGAGTTGCGAAAAACCCAGATGATGTGATTTTTCTAACTCCAATAGATCGAAACAAAAAAAGAAAATAACATTAAAAGAAGTTATTTCAGAGTTCATTATTTTGAAGAGCAACATTAGTTCTGTCTGATGATATGAATATCTATACAACGGAAGTCGCATAACATGTGGCTTTTTTATATATTGTCTAAATGAGTAGGATACCATAATGCCAAGTCAGTCTTGGAAGGCATTTGATTTTGATCGTAGATTGTATTAGGTTGAGACACAGAGGAGCCAAACGGCTTTGAAAAGATAAGTTGCTACTGCAGTGTGAGATGAGATTTTGGTTTTAGATTGATGATTTGTAGTCACATGCCCTAAAACCTAAAGTGTTCAAAATCGAAAAGCCTTACTGTGTATAGGAAAATCATCACTGTTAAATACAATGTACCAACGAATTTGCGCACCCTGAGATTATTGCAACCATGATTTACAAGCTGACAAAAGATGCAACGCCAGAACAGCTTAAGGCTGCAGGTCTAGGTGCTCATTATGTAGCTCATGACAGCGCCTTGTTTTATTAGAATGCAGGAGGAGTACCGTTTACGGCCGCCTATATTCAAGCCAAAGGCGATCCGATCGCGGATCTATACGAGGATAGAGCGGCGGAGGAGAAGGCTAGGGCGACGTATCAGTGGCTAATTGATATAACGGATGACGTGGATCTACAGGATAGCTTGAAATATTTGCGGGAGCGGGAGATTGTGCATTCACTGCGGTTCCGTGAAGCGGTGGAAATACTTAAGGATAAGCGGGATGAGAAGATTTTTTATTAGAGGGAACCTCTCTGCAGGATGCTGCGGGGAGGTTTTTATTTGTCTGTTGACAAGGAAAACGATACGCAAGAGCAATATTGACTATCCATAAACTACGTTGATAATAATGAGGTTGCTCTTTATATTGATTTTGCCGGTACGGAAAAGAGTTTTAAACTCAGGGAGGAATTGATTAATTCTGGGCGAGTCGTAAAGGTGCAAGGGGAGGTGTACTCTAAAGAGTATGGTCGAAACGGCTCGCTAAAAAATACATTATCACTGTATATACCTTAGTGAAATGGCGGCAACTATTTGAACTAAATGTAAGAGAAGGTTTGGAAATTCGAACATGCCAGGACTTTGGAAAAGTGATGGAGGAGCAATTTCTTAGCTTACTCGTATACGTAGCTGAACAAGAGAGGAAAATGCTATGCGGGAGGGAGCTGCCAATGCTAGAGTGCTTGTTCGGAGAGCAGTTCTGTCGTTTTAGCTGTCGTTCGTTCATAAATCATAAACAATGCCAAGGGGCTCTCTTTTTCTATATTTTAATAAGGCCTTTTTGGATTATCAGAATTGTCTGCTTGCGTAATAATTTTGACCATCCTTTTTAATAGATTTCATTAAAATGAAGTAGAAATAAGAGGAGGATGGTAGGCATGAACGTCGGATTAATTGGGTGCGGCGCGATGGGAAGAGTATACGTTGATCGTTTGATGAGGATGAAGGGAGTACAGGTAACGGCAGTCTGCCATCCCGAGTGGGCGAAAGCAGCTTCGTTAGCAGAGTTTTCGCAGGCAAGAATCTATACATCTTACAGCGAAATGATCACACGTCCGGATATCGATATCATCTGCGTGACTTTGCCGACTTACTTGCATAAGGAATATGTGCAGCTGGCTCTAGGGGCTGGAAAACATGTGATCTGCGAGAAACCGCTATCACTTACCGAGGAGGATTGCTGGGAATTAATAGAGACAAGCCGGGCAAAAGGTGTTAAATTGTGTGTCGCCCATGTCGTTAGATTTTTTCCGGAATATAAGGATGCCCGCCTGCGGCTGCAATCAGGGGAAGTTGGAGCGGTTAAGTCCGTGCGTACTATAAGAGCAAGTCTAACGCCAGCGGAGAACAGCTGGTTTCTGGATAAGCGAAAAAGCGGCGGTGTTGTGTTTGACCTTATGATCCATGATATCGATTACGTGCTTTGGCTTCTTGGAGATCAAATTACGCAAATAAGAGCTAAAATTGTAGCTCTCGAAGGTGGGGAGCAAGCGTTGGCATGGCTCTATTATGCTGACGGTACTAAGGTTAGCTTAGAGGCTGTTTGGGGGGCGACTGACTTTCATGCCGGGTTTGATATAACGGGAGAACAGATGGTTCTTAGTTCAAACGGCTTCAATGAGGATATTGTGAGCGATAATAAGGTGGTTCAGAACCATTCACCGGATCGAGGTGTGATCATACCTGAAAAGTCAGAGCTTGAAGACCCCTATTATTTCCAGCTGTCAAGCTTTATTCAGGCAATCGAGATGAATAGTCCGCTTCCTATAACGGCGGAAGAAGCTTGTTCCGCCGTTAGAATTGCAAATCGGATAGTGAGGTGCATTGAATCTTAATCCTTTGAAGCATCGAATTGAGGGGAGGAGGTTACTGGCTCCCTTAAGTGCTTTAGCCGATATTCGCGTGGTGATACTCCTTCGATTTTCATAAAGACCCTGGAGAAGGTGCGAAAGGATTGAAAGCCAGCTTCCAAGGAGGCATCCAGTATAGACATGCTTGTGTTCAGCAGAAGGCCGGTAGCTCTCCTAATCCGAAGGCTGTGCAAATATTGAAGGAACGTTGTTCCCATTACTTCCTTGAACGCTAGACTAATGGCGGAGACGCTGGTATCGAATTGGCTGGAGAGCATTTCAAGGGATAAGTCGTTAATATAGTGGGTATTCACGTATTGAATAACATTCCATATCAACTTTTTATTGCGGTAATTGGAGCTTGGCGGCGTGAGATTATTTCTTCTTTGATGAGCGCGGAAATAGATAATCAGGGCTTCGATCAGTTTGCTGCGAATATACGAATTTTTAGCCAGCTTGTCTTCTTGGTATTCTAGCCGCATTTTTTCAAGGCAGGCTCTCATTTCGGCATAAGGGTGTGAATCGAGATCTAAATAGGATGTGGATCCGTCATTCGTTCCTAAAATGATCGTGCCGAATTCCGCCTCCATTGTGGATCCAAACAGCAGGCTTATATCGAACATGCAACAAATCACTTCTACTCCAGTATCATCGCAAAATATTTCGTGCATATCATGGGGGCGTAAAAAAGTGACTGTTCCTGGTTGAAGTTTATGCGGACTCCCGTTTATGAATTCGGTTCCGGTTCCGCTAACGACGAGGGATAGTTCGAGCACATCATGGTGGTGCAAAGCATAATGCTTATGGAGCGTATGCGTTGTAACTACGCACGAAAACTTGCGACTCACTGCTCCAGATAAAGACAGAACATCTTCATATTCCGGAAACATTACCATGTCGATTTACCCCCCGATTTCTTCACTGTTTTCTTTTTATTGACCAGGTAAATAAAAAAAATGACCGAATTCTTTATGAAATGTATTATAACATAGAAATCGAAAGGAGTGATTCTGTGGAACTTCAATTGAGTGTCGGTACAGCCAAAGTCGATATCACTCCACCATTCGCTTTGCCGCTCGCTGGATTTGCCAGCCGGAACAATCGAAACTTCGAGAACATCGATAGCCGCTTGTACTTGCGAACGTTTTATTTCCAACAACACTCTACGGATGGTTCAAAGTTACAGTCGCTGCTCTTGTCTGCCGATATTCTGTTCTGGTCGGAAGAACTGGCTGATCAACTGCGCATGCGAATTGAGCGGCAGTGGGGAATCAAGGTGGACGCCATTATTCTACATGCCACCCATACGCACTCCGGTCCGGCCATTTCAATGCGAACAATTGGGATAGGAGAGCCTGATCCGAATTACCTCGTTTTTTTGGAACAAGCGGTAATGCAGAGTGTGGAACAGGCAGTAGGCGATGCCGAGCCTGTGAACATACAGATGGGAAAAGGCATATCCGAAATCGGCGTAAATCGCAGGAAGAAGAATGGGGACCAAATTGTGTTGTCTCCTAACCCCGAAGGAGTGACCGATCCTGAGCTAAGGGTATACGTCTTTACTACTCTCTCAGGGAAGAAGAAGGGGGTGCTAACCCACTTTGCCTGTCATCCAACGTTAACGGATCGCAATTCGGTATCCTCTGAATTTTGTGGTTACGCGATGGAACGGCTGGAGAACCGTTACGACTCCTTGACGGTATGCGCTTATCTTCAAGGCTGCTGCGGCGATATTAATCCCGTTAAGCCTAATGTTGCCGAAAGCAATCAGGATGTCATTTCCATCGTAGGACAAAGATTTGCTGACGATGTAGATGCGATCCTATCTGGAGAACTTGAATGGCTTGAACCCAATGTGTTGTCTAGTAGGCGGTCGATTGCAGTACTCCCCTTTGCAGAAATACCTACGAAGGATAAGCTGCAGCGAGTCGTGGATGAATCGGCTTCAGCCGACGTCCGCAAGTGGGCTCAAAGTTTCTTGGAGCAACCCGACAAGCTCAGGAAGCAATTCCGATTTGAAATAACAAAGCTAGAAATAGCCGAAGGGTTAACATTCATAGCTATGAATGGCGAAATGGTCGTGGAATACGGCTTGTTCTTGAAAAGCTGCTCCCCGGTCCTAGTCCCTCTGGCTTATAGCAATGGAATGATCGGATATATTACAACCGCTAATCAGCTGCAGGAAGGCGGATATGAGCCGATTGAATCCGTCACTTATTTCGGCCTTCCTTGTCCCTTCGACCAGGCTGTTGAAGCGGAAGTGAAAAAACAACTTATGGCTATTATCGATGAGCCAAAAAACGAGGAGGAGTAACAGCATGCAGAAGTTAAGATTAGCAATAGATGGTGGAAGCCCGATAAGAACGCACCCATTTCCCAAGTGGCCGATATTCGGAGACTTGGAAGAAAAGCTTATGTTGGAGGCCGTTAGATCGGGGAACTGGGGAGGTGTGGATCCAGATAAAATCAAATTATTTGAGGAAAAATTTGCCTGTCTGCAGGATGCGAAATACGCCGTAACAGTCAACAATGGCACAATTGCCATTAGCATTGCTTTACTGGCTGCAGGTGTAGATGCCGGCGATGAGGTTATCATGCCCCCTTATACGTTCATTGCTACCGCTACCGCAGCATTATTGATTGGCGCTATTCCAGTATTTGTGGATGTAGATGAGTCCATGCTGATCGATCCGGACAAAATAGAAGCAGCGATCACTCCAGCTACCAAGGCGATTATCGCAGTGCATATTGCCGGTGCTCCAGCCAACATGACACGCTTGCGGCAAATTGCGATGACAAATAAACTAGCTTTAATTGAAGATGCCGCGCAGGCAGTAGGAGCCAAATGGGAAGA from Paenibacillus sp. FSL K6-3182 carries:
- a CDS encoding sugar-binding domain-containing protein, which produces MMIESIAGTWRFCLDETKQGIDQKWYNERLQDHIQLPGTTSEYQKGEYNTAKEVAHLTEAYPINGYAWYQREIEIKAEWANKHIQLYVERTRVTKVWIGDELQGMQNSVSAPHIYEFGILTPGTYTLTILVDNSGLPIKGGHMTSSDTQTNWNGLLGRMELQAADLIRLDNIQAFPDVANKSVQLRFQLINDTMDNADTQLAIALVDMIGTIQGNANAATAVKIAMIQSVPGNQSVELHYELGEDIMLWDEFNPVLYRLLVSLEANANGKLYRNEQSVSFGMRKFGTEGTQFTNNGRKVFLRGKHDALAFPLTGYAPMTVEEWVKVLSIAKSYGINHYRFHTCCPPEAGFIAADLLGIYFEPELPYWGAFQDPADEDYDEARSDYLREEGFRILKAYGNHPSFALFTLGNELHGSRNAMSSLLKEYREQDSRRLYAEGANNYFWSPAFSEDSDFWVTMRTGHGESMVRASFSHADLPLGHVQDSYPSTLTDYRDNLPDIQVPTISHEIGQYQSFPNFGEIEKYTGVLKARNLEVFRERLQAAGMLDQADHFFRASGQLAVICYREEIEAALRTPGFGGFQLLDLQDFPGQGTALVGVLDAFMESKGFIEPEKWREFCSEIVLLARIPRFTYTQEETFVAELEIANYGSDSLEAMQLEWSLKQGDRLIESGAMAAKNIQQGALENVGTLQIDLSAAEAPAKLELTLKWKGSDVINHYPIWVYPSAQAEAKPQQAEFHLRREFNQEVSDILEEGGRVLLIPHQEQLSSHIGGAFASDFWCYPMFRSICEGKNAAPAPGTLGILCDEKHPMFEAFPTEFHSNWQWWPILTHSHSLILDKWPEAFRPLVQVIDNFERNHKLGLIVEAKVGNGSLLICASDLIGHQDKPEVRQLFHSLLQYAASAEFNPSLELSYDQIRSVLDPNVESDRETHRGQAVINPSYPNNIS
- a CDS encoding Gfo/Idh/MocA family oxidoreductase — encoded protein: MNVGLIGCGAMGRVYVDRLMRMKGVQVTAVCHPEWAKAASLAEFSQARIYTSYSEMITRPDIDIICVTLPTYLHKEYVQLALGAGKHVICEKPLSLTEEDCWELIETSRAKGVKLCVAHVVRFFPEYKDARLRLQSGEVGAVKSVRTIRASLTPAENSWFLDKRKSGGVVFDLMIHDIDYVLWLLGDQITQIRAKIVALEGGEQALAWLYYADGTKVSLEAVWGATDFHAGFDITGEQMVLSSNGFNEDIVSDNKVVQNHSPDRGVIIPEKSELEDPYYFQLSSFIQAIEMNSPLPITAEEACSAVRIANRIVRCIES
- a CDS encoding AraC family transcriptional regulator codes for the protein MVMFPEYEDVLSLSGAVSRKFSCVVTTHTLHKHYALHHHDVLELSLVVSGTGTEFINGSPHKLQPGTVTFLRPHDMHEIFCDDTGVEVICCMFDISLLFGSTMEAEFGTIILGTNDGSTSYLDLDSHPYAEMRACLEKMRLEYQEDKLAKNSYIRSKLIEALIIYFRAHQRRNNLTPPSSNYRNKKLIWNVIQYVNTHYINDLSLEMLSSQFDTSVSAISLAFKEVMGTTFLQYLHSLRIRRATGLLLNTSMSILDASLEAGFQSFRTFSRVFMKIEGVSPREYRLKHLREPVTSSPQFDASKD
- a CDS encoding neutral/alkaline non-lysosomal ceramidase N-terminal domain-containing protein, whose protein sequence is MELQLSVGTAKVDITPPFALPLAGFASRNNRNFENIDSRLYLRTFYFQQHSTDGSKLQSLLLSADILFWSEELADQLRMRIERQWGIKVDAIILHATHTHSGPAISMRTIGIGEPDPNYLVFLEQAVMQSVEQAVGDAEPVNIQMGKGISEIGVNRRKKNGDQIVLSPNPEGVTDPELRVYVFTTLSGKKKGVLTHFACHPTLTDRNSVSSEFCGYAMERLENRYDSLTVCAYLQGCCGDINPVKPNVAESNQDVISIVGQRFADDVDAILSGELEWLEPNVLSSRRSIAVLPFAEIPTKDKLQRVVDESASADVRKWAQSFLEQPDKLRKQFRFEITKLEIAEGLTFIAMNGEMVVEYGLFLKSCSPVLVPLAYSNGMIGYITTANQLQEGGYEPIESVTYFGLPCPFDQAVEAEVKKQLMAIIDEPKNEEE